A single genomic interval of Oryzomonas sagensis harbors:
- a CDS encoding hybrid sensor histidine kinase/response regulator — protein sequence MTSSAGPLDRRPPHILVVDDEEDILRLITFGLEQSGFRISTAGHATGARRLLQDDQFDTIITDVMMPDEDGITFLGDIHRRLPDTPIIIMTGYAQFQVAVNAIKNGAFDFISKPFDLLYLQNVVAKAVNYSKLLRMEKNYRAELEAAVVARTGELKNALTELEKTRTALLGAANEKSEFMATITHEMRTPMNGVIGALDLLADTDTSGVQKEYLEMARQSAEKMLELVDRVLSFRNGFSHTAATGRGFLDLPSTMERLARDHRERFAEKKLSLDVWIAPDIPRRIACDGEQLYRLLGILLENALKFTDAGGVCLEVAAGSPEDSCVCFTVRDSGSGIPDDMLERIFEPFVQVDSSLTRRFGGVGLGLSIARHIATLLDGRLWAENRPGAGCSFHFQVKADTTLH from the coding sequence ATGACTTCATCCGCAGGGCCGCTTGACCGTCGGCCTCCCCATATCCTCGTCGTGGACGACGAGGAGGATATTCTGCGCCTGATCACCTTCGGCCTCGAACAATCGGGGTTCAGGATCAGTACCGCCGGACATGCCACCGGGGCGCGCCGTCTGCTGCAAGACGACCAGTTCGATACGATCATCACGGATGTCATGATGCCGGACGAGGACGGCATTACCTTTCTGGGGGACATTCACCGGCGTCTGCCTGATACCCCCATCATCATCATGACGGGATACGCCCAGTTCCAGGTGGCCGTCAACGCCATCAAGAACGGGGCATTCGACTTCATCTCCAAGCCTTTCGACCTGCTCTACCTGCAGAACGTGGTCGCCAAGGCCGTCAACTACTCGAAGTTGCTGCGCATGGAAAAGAACTACCGGGCCGAACTCGAAGCAGCCGTTGTCGCCCGGACCGGGGAGTTGAAAAATGCCCTGACGGAGTTGGAAAAAACGCGCACGGCCCTGCTCGGGGCGGCCAACGAAAAAAGCGAATTCATGGCGACCATCACCCATGAAATGCGCACCCCCATGAACGGCGTGATCGGGGCGCTTGATCTGCTCGCGGACACCGATACTTCGGGCGTTCAGAAAGAATACCTCGAAATGGCCCGCCAGTCGGCCGAAAAGATGCTGGAACTCGTAGATCGGGTGCTTTCGTTCAGAAACGGCTTCAGCCATACGGCGGCGACCGGGCGTGGATTTCTCGACCTTCCCTCGACTATGGAGCGGTTGGCCCGGGACCATCGCGAACGATTCGCCGAAAAAAAACTCAGCCTCGATGTTTGGATCGCGCCGGACATCCCCCGGAGAATCGCCTGCGACGGCGAACAACTGTACCGGCTCTTGGGGATACTGTTGGAAAACGCCCTCAAGTTTACCGACGCCGGAGGGGTGTGCCTGGAGGTTGCCGCGGGGTCCCCAGAAGATTCCTGCGTATGCTTCACCGTGCGCGACAGCGGCAGCGGCATCCCCGACGACATGCTGGAACGGATTTTCGAACCCTTTGTCCAGGTGGACAGTTCGCTGACACGGCGCTTCGGTGGCGTAGGACTCGGCCTGAGCATTGCGAGACACATCGCCACCCTTCTGGATGGCCGTTTGTGGGCTGAAAACCGGCCAGGCGCCGGATGCAGCTTTCATTTCCAGGTCAAGGCAGATACGACGTTACACTAA
- a CDS encoding methyl-accepting chemotaxis protein: MLNNMKIGKRLAFGFGIILALMFALVWIGISDMGQIQGKLERIVKVNNMRSELTSDMLNNVYEVSVNLRNAIIDENAEKRQEYGKNIQEQRDQYNEGFKKIESLTTKEDPKGLELLAKIKEGQAAARTLNSKVLELTLAGKNTEASSLMMKEARPATRKWIGFLHDFSDHQKERTRIRHEEAVKTYETARMWILVIGGAAILFAVFVALFLTRGIVRPLTEAVGVANALAAGDLTVAVEVRSKDETGQLMEAIRNMVEKLKHVVGDVIAAADNVASGSQELSATAQQLSQGATEQAASAEEISSSMEEMTSSIKQNADNSGQTEKIAVKSASDAKEGGKAVAGTVGAMKEIATKISIIEEIARQTNLLALNAAIEAARAGEHGKGFAVVASEVRKLAERSQAAAGEISELSTRSVQVAEAAGDMLDRMLPDIQKTAELVQEISASSKEQDTGAEQINKAIQQLDSVIQQNASASEEMASTSEELSGQAEQLKDSISFFRIDAGQSRGSQSPRPARKNVQIAHVARNVSAPAVRKGSGISLDLGTPGPDRLDDEFEKF, translated from the coding sequence ATGCTCAACAACATGAAAATTGGAAAACGGCTCGCATTTGGATTTGGCATCATATTGGCGCTTATGTTTGCGCTGGTTTGGATCGGCATCTCCGATATGGGGCAGATCCAGGGGAAACTGGAGCGCATCGTCAAGGTCAACAATATGCGATCAGAGTTGACAAGCGATATGTTGAACAATGTCTACGAGGTATCGGTAAACCTCCGCAATGCGATCATCGACGAGAATGCCGAGAAACGCCAGGAATACGGAAAAAATATTCAGGAACAGCGCGACCAGTACAATGAGGGTTTCAAAAAGATCGAAAGCCTGACCACGAAAGAGGACCCGAAAGGCCTGGAATTGCTTGCCAAGATCAAGGAGGGCCAGGCCGCGGCGCGCACCTTGAACAGCAAGGTGCTTGAACTCACCCTGGCCGGGAAAAACACGGAGGCGTCATCTTTGATGATGAAAGAGGCCCGTCCAGCGACCAGAAAGTGGATCGGTTTTCTCCATGATTTTAGCGATCACCAGAAGGAACGCACCCGGATACGTCACGAGGAAGCGGTCAAGACCTACGAGACCGCCCGTATGTGGATACTCGTCATCGGCGGCGCGGCCATACTGTTTGCGGTTTTCGTGGCCTTATTCCTGACGCGAGGCATCGTGCGTCCGCTCACTGAAGCCGTGGGTGTGGCCAACGCCTTGGCCGCGGGGGACCTGACCGTCGCGGTGGAGGTCAGGAGCAAGGACGAGACCGGCCAATTGATGGAAGCCATCAGGAACATGGTCGAGAAACTCAAACACGTGGTGGGTGACGTGATCGCCGCGGCGGACAATGTGGCCTCCGGCAGCCAGGAACTCTCCGCCACGGCGCAGCAGCTCTCCCAGGGGGCCACCGAGCAGGCGGCCAGCGCCGAGGAGATCTCCTCCTCCATGGAGGAGATGACCTCCAGCATCAAGCAGAACGCCGACAACTCGGGCCAGACCGAGAAAATCGCGGTCAAGAGCGCCAGCGACGCCAAGGAGGGGGGCAAAGCCGTGGCCGGGACCGTGGGGGCCATGAAGGAGATCGCCACCAAGATTTCCATCATCGAGGAGATCGCCCGCCAGACCAACCTGCTGGCCTTGAACGCCGCCATCGAGGCGGCCCGGGCCGGGGAGCACGGCAAGGGGTTTGCCGTGGTCGCCTCGGAGGTGCGCAAACTGGCCGAGCGCTCGCAGGCAGCGGCCGGCGAGATCAGCGAGCTCTCCACCCGCAGCGTCCAGGTGGCCGAGGCCGCCGGCGACATGCTGGACAGGATGCTGCCGGACATCCAGAAGACCGCCGAACTGGTGCAGGAGATCAGCGCCTCCAGCAAGGAGCAGGACACTGGGGCCGAGCAGATCAACAAGGCCATCCAGCAACTGGACAGCGTCATCCAGCAGAACGCCTCGGCCAGCGAGGAGATGGCCTCCACCTCGGAAGAGCTTTCGGGTCAGGCCGAGCAGTTGAAGGATTCCATCAGCTTCTTCCGCATCGACGCAGGCCAGTCCCGGGGTTCGCAGAGCCCTCGTCCGGCCCGCAAGAACGTCCAAATCGCCCACGTCGCCCGGAACGTTTCCGCGCCGGCGGTCCGCAAAGGCAGCGGGATCAGTCTCGACCTGGGAACCCCGGGGCCGGATCGTCTTGACGACGAATTCGAGAAATTCTAG
- a CDS encoding chemotaxis protein CheA, producing MIEQHIVTYREEANELLAELETSLLELEENPTDEELIGRVFRAMHTIKGSGAMFGFDEVAQFTHEVETVFDLVRNGKMTVSKLLLNLTLRARDHIKSLLDASVSGEESDRAEGEAVIAGLKQLVPSSPNEPSPPPVQSQPAPDAGAETLKTWRIRFKPCPEIFLSGTKPLGLINELRELGTCHVVAHTAGVPVLNDMNPELCYIYWDIILTTARGMDAIKDVFIFIEDDCELKVDLIDDGGTGDTDLDYKKLGDILVERGDLSPMEIQKILGLQKRFGELAVAVGAITPDKVQSALVEQQHVKNVRQERATQESTSSIRVPAEKLDLLVNLVGELVTVQAHLSQTAALHGNTDFASIAEEVERLTNDLRDTALNIRMLPIGTTFSKFKRLVRDLSQELGKEIEMETEGAETELDKTVIERLNDPLVHLIRNSIDHGIEMPDVRLAAGKPAQGTVHLGAMHSGDSVLITIRDDGAGLDKEAIRSKAVERGIIAATAELSDKEIYNLIFAPGFSTAAKVTNVSGRGVGMDVVKKAIEGLRGSIDITTAQGTGSTITLKIPLTLAIIESLLVRIGPDYFVMPLSSVEECVELTRDNIEEAHGRHLANVRGAIVPYIPLRDQFSISANRPDIEQIVITNIHGTKVGFVVDSVIGEHQTVIKSLGRMYRDIKGISGATILGDGTVALILDMGLLLQSVETLEQGGVSSAIPM from the coding sequence ATGATCGAACAGCATATTGTCACGTACCGGGAAGAGGCGAACGAACTACTGGCGGAACTGGAAACGTCGCTTCTCGAACTGGAAGAGAACCCCACGGACGAGGAGTTGATCGGCAGGGTCTTCCGCGCCATGCACACCATCAAGGGGTCGGGCGCCATGTTCGGCTTCGACGAGGTCGCCCAATTTACCCACGAGGTGGAAACGGTCTTCGATCTGGTACGCAACGGCAAGATGACGGTTTCGAAACTGCTCCTGAACCTGACCCTGCGCGCCCGGGATCACATCAAGAGCCTCCTGGACGCATCCGTTTCCGGGGAGGAGTCCGACCGCGCCGAAGGCGAGGCGGTTATTGCCGGACTCAAACAGCTCGTTCCGTCATCCCCGAACGAACCGAGTCCACCGCCAGTCCAGAGTCAGCCCGCTCCTGACGCCGGGGCCGAGACGTTGAAGACCTGGCGCATCCGCTTCAAACCGTGCCCGGAAATTTTCCTGTCCGGCACAAAACCGCTGGGCTTGATCAATGAACTCCGCGAGTTGGGGACCTGCCATGTGGTGGCCCACACCGCGGGCGTCCCTGTGCTGAACGACATGAACCCCGAACTCTGCTACATTTACTGGGATATCATCCTGACCACCGCGCGTGGTATGGACGCCATCAAGGATGTCTTCATCTTCATAGAGGACGATTGCGAATTGAAGGTGGATTTGATCGACGACGGCGGCACCGGCGATACGGACCTGGACTATAAGAAACTGGGCGATATCCTGGTGGAGCGCGGCGACCTGAGCCCGATGGAAATCCAGAAGATCCTCGGACTCCAAAAACGCTTTGGAGAGCTGGCGGTTGCCGTCGGGGCCATTACGCCCGACAAGGTGCAGTCTGCCCTGGTGGAACAGCAGCACGTCAAGAACGTGCGCCAGGAGCGGGCCACACAGGAATCGACCTCCAGCATCCGCGTGCCCGCCGAAAAGCTTGACCTGCTGGTCAACCTGGTGGGGGAACTGGTCACGGTTCAGGCCCATCTCAGCCAGACGGCGGCCCTTCACGGCAACACCGATTTCGCCTCCATCGCCGAGGAGGTGGAACGCCTGACCAACGACCTGCGCGATACGGCCCTCAACATCCGCATGCTGCCCATCGGCACCACCTTCAGCAAGTTCAAGCGCCTGGTGCGCGACCTTTCCCAGGAACTGGGCAAGGAAATCGAGATGGAGACCGAAGGGGCGGAAACGGAGTTGGACAAAACCGTCATCGAGCGGCTCAACGACCCCCTGGTGCACCTGATCCGCAACAGTATCGACCACGGCATCGAAATGCCCGACGTGCGTCTGGCCGCCGGCAAACCGGCCCAGGGGACCGTACACCTGGGGGCGATGCACTCAGGGGATAGTGTCCTGATCACCATCCGCGACGACGGGGCGGGACTCGACAAGGAGGCCATCCGCTCCAAGGCCGTGGAGCGGGGGATTATTGCGGCCACTGCCGAGTTGTCGGACAAGGAGATCTACAATCTGATCTTTGCCCCCGGTTTCTCCACCGCAGCCAAGGTAACCAACGTCTCGGGCCGCGGCGTGGGCATGGATGTAGTCAAGAAGGCCATCGAAGGGCTTCGCGGCAGCATCGACATCACCACGGCGCAGGGGACGGGCAGCACCATCACGCTCAAGATTCCCCTGACCCTGGCCATCATCGAAAGCCTGCTGGTGCGCATCGGCCCCGACTACTTCGTCATGCCGCTCTCGTCGGTCGAGGAATGCGTCGAACTCACCCGGGACAACATCGAGGAGGCCCACGGCCGCCATCTGGCCAACGTGCGCGGCGCCATCGTCCCCTATATCCCGCTCCGGGATCAATTCAGCATCTCCGCCAACCGTCCGGACATCGAACAGATCGTCATCACGAACATCCACGGCACCAAGGTCGGCTTTGTCGTGGACAGCGTCATCGGCGAACACCAGACGGTTATCAAGTCCCTGGGGCGGATGTATCGCGACATCAAAGGCATTTCAGGCGCCACGATCCTGGGAGACGGCACCGTGGCCCTGATCCTCGACATGGGGCTCTTGCTCCAGTCGGTCGAAACCCTTGAACAGGGCGGGGTATCCTCCGCTATCCCAATGTGA
- a CDS encoding methyl-accepting chemotaxis protein, with protein sequence MASGTPHITIPQVGANSEKALAGWRSVITPSIDTLKKLAGTTEDEFLQIGAQMQDFYQRSQEITSMANQMVEAVSGPQAQTVVERLREMMGNMEAYLSSTRSQSHENCTMLERILELLDHLTEPLDGFQKMYKILRMLSTSTKIESSRLGELGLGFQTLAMDVEKLSHMVHEKSASIQGDRQMLAGMIGDTLRTVRTSEADQDRELSTTLASASHTLEELVSVNDRCTSFATMISSISGEVSGNLSEVVASMQMHDMTRQQFEHIVEALECLAAKLQGFSAAVHTNGDPHKLITETGDVCELQSAQLRHAASELCGAVRSIVENLRDMAGKQARMTSETLSTTGIADSTTGGSFVGAISDDMGTVTAVLAKCTLADQEMSATLKKVADTMQEVTGFVTDIEDIGLEIDLIALNSQIKAAHTGREGAALGVLAEAIKRLSVDAVTQTSAVSEALLQINHVTERLFGEANQEREHLGAKVATMEEETEQILASLGTMNSELVSLLAALNGKVQTLTERIEEATGSMDAHERVASLTDEVMSRLDVIVREARELEPASTEFKDNLRHMEERYTMESERSIHESIARKRGMASAIATPKDAAPEAPSSTDADLEFGDNVDLF encoded by the coding sequence ATGGCCTCTGGAACACCGCACATCACCATACCCCAGGTCGGAGCGAACAGCGAAAAGGCACTTGCCGGGTGGCGCTCCGTCATAACCCCCTCAATCGATACACTCAAAAAGCTGGCAGGCACCACCGAGGACGAGTTTCTTCAGATCGGTGCCCAAATGCAGGATTTTTATCAGCGTTCCCAAGAGATCACGTCCATGGCCAACCAGATGGTCGAGGCCGTCTCCGGCCCGCAGGCCCAGACGGTGGTCGAGCGTCTGCGCGAGATGATGGGAAATATGGAGGCCTATCTCTCCAGCACCCGCTCCCAGAGCCATGAGAACTGCACCATGCTGGAACGTATCCTGGAACTCCTCGACCATTTGACGGAGCCCCTGGACGGGTTTCAGAAGATGTACAAGATCCTGCGGATGCTGAGCACCTCGACGAAGATCGAGAGTTCCCGCCTGGGCGAACTGGGGCTCGGGTTCCAGACCCTGGCCATGGACGTGGAAAAGCTCTCCCACATGGTGCACGAGAAATCGGCCAGCATCCAGGGCGACCGGCAGATGCTGGCCGGCATGATCGGCGATACCCTGCGCACCGTCCGCACCAGCGAAGCCGACCAGGACAGGGAGTTGAGCACGACCCTCGCGAGCGCCTCCCACACCCTGGAAGAACTGGTCTCCGTCAACGACCGCTGTACCAGCTTCGCCACCATGATCTCATCCATCTCCGGCGAGGTCTCCGGCAATCTCAGCGAAGTGGTTGCTTCCATGCAGATGCACGACATGACCCGTCAGCAGTTCGAACACATCGTGGAGGCCCTGGAATGCCTTGCCGCCAAGTTGCAGGGCTTCTCCGCCGCCGTTCATACGAACGGGGATCCCCACAAACTGATCACGGAAACCGGCGACGTGTGCGAATTGCAATCCGCACAACTCCGTCATGCGGCATCAGAGCTCTGCGGAGCGGTTCGCTCCATCGTCGAAAATCTTCGGGACATGGCCGGGAAACAGGCTCGAATGACCTCGGAAACCCTGAGCACCACCGGCATCGCCGACTCAACAACCGGAGGTTCGTTCGTGGGGGCCATCAGCGACGACATGGGCACCGTAACCGCGGTGCTGGCCAAATGTACCCTGGCCGACCAGGAGATGTCCGCCACGCTGAAGAAGGTTGCCGATACGATGCAGGAGGTAACCGGCTTTGTAACGGATATTGAAGACATCGGCCTGGAGATCGACCTGATCGCCCTCAACTCCCAGATCAAAGCGGCCCACACCGGCCGCGAGGGCGCCGCCCTGGGGGTGCTCGCAGAGGCGATCAAGCGGCTTTCCGTTGATGCCGTGACCCAGACCTCGGCGGTTTCGGAGGCCTTGTTGCAAATCAACCATGTCACGGAGCGCCTTTTCGGCGAGGCGAACCAGGAGCGGGAGCACCTTGGGGCGAAGGTTGCCACCATGGAAGAGGAAACCGAACAGATCCTCGCCTCCCTGGGCACGATGAACAGCGAACTGGTCTCCCTGCTGGCCGCCCTCAACGGCAAGGTTCAAACCCTGACGGAGAGGATAGAAGAGGCCACGGGAAGCATGGACGCCCACGAGCGGGTCGCGAGCCTGACGGACGAAGTCATGTCCCGCCTCGATGTCATTGTCAGGGAAGCCCGAGAACTCGAACCGGCCAGCACGGAATTCAAGGATAACCTGCGCCACATGGAAGAACGCTACACCATGGAGAGCGAACGCAGCATCCATGAGTCGATTGCCCGCAAACGCGGCATGGCTAGTGCCATAGCGACACCGAAGGACGCCGCACCGGAAGCGCCGTCATCCACGGACGCCGATTTGGAGTTCGGCGACAATGTCGATCTTTTTTAG
- a CDS encoding cytochrome P460 family protein, whose protein sequence is MNRIVAVVMLCLISLPAALWAGSSSPSLPKSYHSWQKSGRKVVTDKSSLFYGIHYIYADKKAMNGYKAGNRFAEGSSIVIEHFNIKDGSGSPAEGSKNMVVLMRKDKRMKTTGGWLFAGYGADGAPSGLDPVSTCFGCHQKDAAKKDYVISTINDFKK, encoded by the coding sequence ATGAACCGGATCGTAGCAGTTGTTATGTTGTGCCTTATCTCCCTGCCGGCCGCCCTGTGGGCCGGCTCCTCCTCCCCTTCCCTTCCCAAGTCGTACCATTCCTGGCAAAAAAGCGGCCGCAAGGTCGTCACCGACAAAAGCTCGCTTTTTTACGGGATTCACTACATCTACGCCGACAAAAAGGCCATGAATGGCTATAAGGCCGGCAACCGTTTTGCCGAGGGGAGTTCCATCGTCATCGAGCACTTCAACATCAAGGACGGCTCAGGTTCGCCCGCCGAGGGTTCCAAGAACATGGTTGTCCTGATGCGCAAGGATAAACGCATGAAAACGACCGGAGGGTGGCTGTTCGCCGGGTATGGCGCCGACGGTGCCCCCAGCGGGCTCGACCCCGTGAGCACCTGCTTCGGCTGCCATCAGAAAGACGCGGCCAAGAAGGATTACGTCATCTCTACCATCAACGATTTCAAAAAGTAG
- a CDS encoding response regulator, translating into MAKLIMTADDSASVRQMVSFTLKQNGYDVLEAVDGKDALAKLSSQKVDMLITDLNMPNVDGLGLIRGVRAGALNKFIPIIMLTTESQDGKKSEGKAAGATGWIVKPFKPEQLIAVIKKVLG; encoded by the coding sequence ATGGCAAAACTGATAATGACGGCCGACGATTCGGCCAGTGTCCGGCAGATGGTCAGCTTCACCCTCAAACAAAACGGGTATGACGTTCTTGAGGCGGTGGACGGCAAAGACGCCCTGGCCAAGCTTTCCTCCCAAAAGGTAGATATGCTGATTACCGACCTGAACATGCCGAACGTCGACGGCCTGGGGTTGATCAGGGGCGTTCGGGCCGGGGCGCTCAACAAGTTCATCCCGATCATCATGCTGACCACCGAATCCCAGGACGGCAAAAAATCGGAAGGCAAGGCCGCCGGCGCAACCGGCTGGATCGTGAAGCCTTTCAAACCCGAGCAGCTTATAGCCGTCATCAAGAAGGTTCTCGGGTGA
- a CDS encoding STAS domain-containing protein — MMERKACDPKRTADASARTLAIDGALTIERSGEFCQTLRDALAGAQQVVLDVTQVQEIDIPGLQLICSACKTAAAAGKVFTFAGHLPACLLELKDGIGACQNSPCSHNGNSSCIWFGGMK, encoded by the coding sequence ATGATGGAACGAAAAGCATGTGACCCGAAAAGAACGGCGGATGCTTCGGCCAGAACACTGGCCATCGATGGCGCCTTGACCATCGAACGGAGCGGCGAATTCTGCCAAACCCTTAGGGACGCCCTTGCCGGCGCGCAGCAGGTCGTCCTGGATGTGACACAGGTGCAAGAGATCGACATACCGGGCTTGCAGTTGATCTGCTCCGCATGCAAGACGGCAGCAGCCGCCGGCAAGGTATTCACCTTTGCGGGGCACCTCCCCGCGTGCCTGCTGGAATTGAAGGACGGGATCGGGGCATGCCAGAACAGCCCGTGCAGTCACAACGGAAACTCATCCTGCATTTGGTTCGGAGGTATGAAATAA
- a CDS encoding response regulator has product MKCLIVEDDFISRRILKEMLSKHFDCDIAINGEEAVTSFRLAHEGKHPYDLICMDIMMPGVNGQEALRRIRELERSLQVPPQLEAKVIMTTALDDPQTVVQAFYKGGATAYLVKPIGRQKLMNELRVLGLL; this is encoded by the coding sequence GTGAAATGCCTCATTGTGGAAGACGACTTCATTTCGCGCCGAATTCTCAAAGAGATGCTGTCGAAGCATTTCGACTGCGACATCGCCATCAACGGGGAAGAGGCGGTGACATCCTTTCGGCTGGCCCACGAGGGCAAGCACCCCTATGACCTGATCTGCATGGATATCATGATGCCGGGGGTCAACGGCCAGGAGGCGCTGAGGCGTATCCGGGAGTTGGAACGCTCGCTCCAGGTTCCCCCGCAACTGGAGGCCAAGGTAATCATGACCACCGCTCTGGACGATCCCCAAACGGTCGTTCAGGCATTCTACAAGGGAGGCGCGACCGCCTATCTCGTCAAACCGATCGGCAGGCAGAAGCTGATGAACGAATTACGGGTGCTCGGTCTGCTGTAA